Genomic segment of Candidatus Afararchaeum irisae:
GTACTCGACTACCTCGCCGTCGTGTTTGGCTCTGACGCCCTCGACCTTGCCGTCGTCGTCCTGTATCACTCCGTTGACAACTGTCTCGTAATGTATGTCAACTCCCGCTTTGTCTGCTTCTTCGAGAAGAATATTACCGTACTCCCATCTGTCTATGACGGCGAGCTCTCCGGGGATCGGAATGTCGAGGCTATCGCCGTCGGGGAACTCGAACCTGCCGTGGTCAACTCCCGTGTTAGTAAACGACTCCTCGACCCTTTCTATGGGTATAGCATCGGGGAAGGCGTCGGAGCCCTTGAGGGCGTCGCCACACGCTATGTGTCCCGCCTCGTCCTCAGTCTTTCTCTCGATTAGGACGACGTCGAGACCCTCACGTGCGACCGCCGCGGCGGCGTAACATCCGCCCGTGCCGCCGCCCACGACTACTACGTCGGCGTTTTCCTTCTTGCTCATAAGTAGAGTTTTACGAGGGGTAAGAAAAGAGTTTTGAGCGTTCCCGACGAGGTTCCGACATGGACACGGAGACTGCCGAAGCCGAGTCTAAGTCTACGTATACTGTCAGATTCACCGATGGAGAGGAGGTCGAGGTCTCGGACGGACAGACTATACTCAACGCGTGTATAGAGGACGGTGTCAACCACGAGTACTCGTGCCGTGTAGGGATGTGTCTCGCGTGTGTCGGCGAGATAGTCGAGGGCGATGTCAAACAGCCCGGAGCGAGGGGGTTGAGCGACGAGGAGCGTGAGGACTACGTACTGACGTGTATGGCACGTCCCGACTCCGACATGGTAATAGACCGCGGCGAGTACCCTCCGTCGATAGAGGACGGGGACGAGGACGAGTAGACGATGGACGAGTCACTCATAGAAGACGCGCCGATAGAGGAGAGGTCGCTTCTTCCGAAGCCGGGCTTCTTCGTCCCCGACTCTGTACGTGAGAAGAGGAAGGAGGAGAAGATACGTGACGGTCTCTCCGAACACTCGACTGTGATGATAGTCGACGGCGACCCCGACGGTCTCGCGGCGGTCGCTGTCGCCGAGACGGTCTTCGACGACCTCGGCTATGTCTATACCTCGCCCAACGACCTCGACGAGACACTCGAAAGAGCCGTCGACTACGTCGAGGACAACGCCACGGTCTACGTCGTGGATCTCGCGCTTGACTCTCTCGAAGAGATCGACGACGAGTACAAGACATTAGAGGTTCTGACGGAGGTCGCCGACATCTACTGGTACGACCACCACGAGTGGGACGACGAGACCGTCTCGGCTCTCAGAGGCTTCGGAGTCGACGTAGTAATCGGAGACAGCGACGAGGTCTGTTCGGCGGACGTCGTCCTCAGCGAACTTGAAAATGAGGGGTATGTCTTCGGCGACTGGGTCTACGAACTCGTCGACGTCACCCGCGACCACGATCTCTGGATAAAGGAAGATCCCCGATCGGACGACTTAGCCGACTTAGGTGTCTATCTCTCGCCCGACGACTACCTCGAAGTCATACGTGACGGTCCCGAGATAGGCGACGAAGAGGAGGATCTTCTGAAGGAGAAACGAGAGGAGAAGGAGAAACTCATAGACCTCGCAGTCGAGAGGGCTGAGTTCGAAGAAGTCGGAGAGGTCTCGGTCGCACTGACTTATGGGAGATGCTCACAGAACGAGGTCTCGGAGAGCCTAAGGCAGGAGGGAGCCGACGCTGCAGCCGTCATAAAGCCGTCGGGCGGCGTCTCTCTCAGGGGAAGCGACGGCTTCGAGAGATGCCACAAGGTCGCGAAGCTCCTGGGTGGCGGCGGTCATCCTCGCGCAGCAGGCTGTAAGCCCGACATATTCGACACGATGTTCGACTACCTCAGACACTGGACACAGGAGGGCGACGAGTCGAAGTCGGAGATACTGGGTGCTTTCGAGGAGGTCGTCTCGGACTCCGTGACACACGGCTGAGAACCAAGAACTAACGACTGAAAGCCGGGAAACCCGGAGTTCCGGGAGTTTCACACGATGAAACTCTGGTTTCGTATTTAACTACTTTCGGCTGTATCTTCGAAACACGATGTCACCCACTGCTAAGAGAAGACTCAACGACGACCAGAAAGCTATACTTGAGTACCTCAAGGAAGTCTCGGAGGACGGCGTCGTCTTCCTGAAGAGCAAGGAGATATCACGTGAGATAGACATATCGCCGAAGAAGGTCGGGACTAACATCAGCCGTATCTCCGACTCCGAAGAAGTGAGCATAGAGAAATGGAGTGACAGCAACGCGACGACCTGGAAGGTCGAGAGCGAGTCTACGTCGGATTCGAGGCACACATCATAGCACAGGAGATACAAGGTAGCGCGGGATATTTTAGTTTAGTAGGTACAGTGATCTGACCGATGGACGCCGACAGACACGAAGAGGTGATAGATGCCGTCCACAACGACCACGCGCGTGAGATTCTCGTCCGCGCCTCCGAGGAGCCCGTGTCGGCGTCACGTCTCATCGAGGAGATGAACGCCTCGAAGCCGACCGTCTACCGACAGCTCGACGACCTCAAGGATCTGGGTCTGGTCAGGTCACACAAAAAGCCCGATCCCGACGGACACCACCGTGACGTCTATGTCACAGCCGTCGAGGAAGTCCGTATACGTATAGAGTCGGGAGAGTACTCTGTCGACGTCGAGAAACGTCCGACGGACGCCGTCGACAGGTTCACAGAGCTAGTGGAGGATCTGTCATGATAGGGGTCGTTCTCGCTTCTAACCCCAGCTCGGTTCCGGTCGGTGTCGTGGCACTCCTCGCACTAGGTGCCGCAGTCGTCTACTCGTTACGTGTCGCGTACACCGTCGTAGAGGGTTACAGAACCGCCGAGTCTTCGAGTGTGGTATACATCGCCGCAGGACTCCTCCTCCTTACGACAGTTCCGATACTCCTGCGTTTCGTCTTGGCGACCGTCTTCTCCCTGCCTGCGTATGCAATCTCGGGACTCACCGGACTGAGTGAGCTTCTGGGTCTCGGAGCGATACTATACGTGATATACTTCCCACGGGGAGGTGACAGACAGTGATAGAAGCGACCGTCTTAGTCTTCGGTCTCAAGGCAGTAGTCGGCTTAGTAGGTCTCTTCGTGAGCTTACAGGCTTACAGGGGATACAGGAGACACGGTAGCCGGAGTATACTCTTTATCGGGGTCGGTATACTCTTCCTGACTACGGTTCCGGT
This window contains:
- a CDS encoding 2Fe-2S iron-sulfur cluster binding domain-containing protein, with protein sequence MDTETAEAESKSTYTVRFTDGEEVEVSDGQTILNACIEDGVNHEYSCRVGMCLACVGEIVEGDVKQPGARGLSDEEREDYVLTCMARPDSDMVIDRGEYPPSIEDGDEDE
- a CDS encoding FAD-binding protein; amino-acid sequence: MSKKENADVVVVGGGTGGCYAAAAVAREGLDVVLIERKTEDEAGHIACGDALKGSDAFPDAIPIERVEESFTNTGVDHGRFEFPDGDSLDIPIPGELAVIDRWEYGNILLEEADKAGVDIHYETVVNGVIQDDDGKVEGVRAKHDGEVVEY
- a CDS encoding winged helix-turn-helix domain-containing protein translates to MDADRHEEVIDAVHNDHAREILVRASEEPVSASRLIEEMNASKPTVYRQLDDLKDLGLVRSHKKPDPDGHHRDVYVTAVEEVRIRIESGEYSVDVEKRPTDAVDRFTELVEDLS
- a CDS encoding recombinase RecJ encodes the protein MDESLIEDAPIEERSLLPKPGFFVPDSVREKRKEEKIRDGLSEHSTVMIVDGDPDGLAAVAVAETVFDDLGYVYTSPNDLDETLERAVDYVEDNATVYVVDLALDSLEEIDDEYKTLEVLTEVADIYWYDHHEWDDETVSALRGFGVDVVIGDSDEVCSADVVLSELENEGYVFGDWVYELVDVTRDHDLWIKEDPRSDDLADLGVYLSPDDYLEVIRDGPEIGDEEEDLLKEKREEKEKLIDLAVERAEFEEVGEVSVALTYGRCSQNEVSESLRQEGADAAAVIKPSGGVSLRGSDGFERCHKVAKLLGGGGHPRAAGCKPDIFDTMFDYLRHWTQEGDESKSEILGAFEEVVSDSVTHG